A window of Cuculus canorus isolate bCucCan1 chromosome 20, bCucCan1.pri, whole genome shotgun sequence genomic DNA:
tccgACTGTTACACCAGCCTGCAGCCCACCTGAACTCTGCCTGCCCCCCATTTGCTGCTGCCCATCCCCTGTCCAActctgctctgtgcagcttGCGCCCCACACACTGCCTGcacccctcctgcaccccacagcctccctgcactctgctcagctctgcctgcaaccccctgcaccccacataCTGCCTGCACCCCACTTAGCTCTGTCTgcaccccacagcctccctgcacccctttcagctctgcctgcaccccctgcaccccacacaCTGCCTGCACGCCGCTAGCTCTGCCTGCacacccccctgcaccccacagcctccccgcaccctgctcagctctgcctgcaccccacagcctccctgcaccccgctcagctctgcctgcaccccCCCTGTACCCCACATGGCCTCTGCCCAGGCTGttcccccttccctgggcaccccaagctctgctcccactgctgaTGGACAAAGTGGAGGGTGTCCCCCGTGGAGCCCCTCActcctccccagggctgggggtggtGTCTGGGGCAGGGGGTGATGCCAGCGATGCTGGCGTCCAGTGCTGATGGGGAGCAGGGCTCCAGGACCCCCTCAGCACCGCGTTCTGACCCGCACCCGCTCTGCCAGGCTAGGGGTGATGTTGAAGGGCTGTGGGGGGGCCTCGGGGTCACCATGGACCGGGCAGATGTGCCCTGGCCAAAAGCCACTGTCTGGGATGCAAAGGAGCAGATGTGCTCCTGCACCGCTGTCCCTACAGGATGGGCACAGCGGTGCTGAGCCCTCTGCGCTGTGGTTTGGTGGCGGGATGTGGCCCATGGCACTGTCTGAGGCTCTAAAGGAGTCCAGGGGACCCCCCGGGCTGGTCAGTGGCTCAGGGGTGCTGCAGAGCCCCAGCTccatgggtttgggggtcctcaGGGGCTCAGTGCCCCTCAGCCGTGTCCCGGGAGCAGCGCAGGGTCAGGATGCGGATGGGTGAATGAGACCCTGCAGGGGCCACGCTGCACGCCGGGGGGCTCCTCTGCATCCGTGGGGCTGTGCCGGGACTGACCCTCACCCGGGATCCCCATCGGGTGGGTGGGTTGGGGGCGCAGAGCGGGTGGCACACACCGAGCCCCAGGCCGGGGGGGTTTGGCTGGAGCCGTGGGGCAGCCGACACCAGAGGCGCAGCATCGGTGCTGGGTCACGGCAGGTGACCTCGGGCCACTGGTACAGGGTGGGACACAAGAGGACAAGCTGCGAGCCGGTGCGTGGCACCTCTTATGTCCACTCTAAAAATCCTCTCAGCTCCACTTCTCTACTGCAGCTGCTCCCGTGCCAACCCCAGCGCTGGCGGTGGGGCACGGCCACCGGGCATGGCACAGCCTCCGGGCATGGCACAGCTGCATACCGCGGCACAGCCGTGCCCCTGCGCAGCCATCAAGCAGCTCCAGCCGTGGGGTGCCCGTTCCCCAGCGCTTGCAGCACCCCCGGCACCAGGGCTGCCCCGAATCCCTGCTGCATAGCTGGGACCATGTTGGGCACCATCCTGCCCCCTCACTCCCCATCATCTCCGTGTCCCCAGGCTTTCCCCCATGCTCAGGGCAGGGGTTTCTCTCAGACTATGAGGCTTGAGGGGTGCGAAGCCCCTCGGCGCTCTGCTGGGGGGTGTCGTGCCCTGACCCTGCGCCCGTCCCCCCCAGCCATGAGCCGCCGCGTGGTGCGCCAGAGTAAGTTCCGGCACGTCTTCGGGCAGCCGGTGAAGGCCGACCAGATGTACGAGGACATCCGCGTCTCCAAGGTGACATGGGACAGTTCCTTCTGTGCCGTCAACCCCAAGTTTGTGGCCATCATCGTGGAGTCTGGTGGCGGGGGAGCCTTCATGGTCCTGCCCCTCACCAAGGTGAGTGGGGAGGACACTGGGGTCTGTTCCCTCCGGTGGGTATTGAGGGGGGGATATGTTGATGGGCTCTGCGTTTGGGGGGGCGGCTGTGACCCTCCTGGCTTTGCCCCAACGtccctgtcctcatgtggggGTTTGGGGAAGAGGCAGCGTGGGGTCCTCGTTGGTACCTACGAAGGGTGATGTCCCAGGAGAGACCAAGATGATGTGGGAAATGCCTGACTGCTTTCTCCCCAGCCCAAATTCTCCTGGGGCACATGATGGTCCAGGGAGCATCCCAGCGGGGTGGGGGTCTGCCCTGCCCACCCCAGCAGCGAGGCTGGGGACCCCCTCCTTGCCACTGCAGGGGACACAAAGCAACCTCTCCCAGGGCTGTGCATGGTTCTCCATGTCCCTACAGGGCCTCGTGCTTGCTGACCCCAATTCCCACtgcctgcctcagtttcccccttcAAGGCCAGCGCAAAGCTCTGGCCACCACCAGGATGCTCTGTGCATCCCTGCTTGTGCCGTGTggtggctgggctggggcttGGGGGGGGTTACCTGGCAGGACTCCCCCCGCAGCTGCCGGGGGACTCATCCCGGTCACTCGGCATTGCAGACGGGACGAGTGGACAAGAACCACCCGCTGGTGACGGGACACACGGCGCCCGTGCTGGACATCGACTGGTGTCCCCACAACGACAACGTCATCGCCAGCGCCTCAGAAGACACAACCGTCATGGTGAGGGGCCGGACGCTGGGATTGAGGGGGTGGCGGGGCGCTGGGGGAGCGGCGCGGAGCATCCCCCCCCCACCCTTCGCCGCCTGCAAAGTGTCACTGGTCTATTTTTAGCCCCGGTGCCATGCGTTTGCGCTGGCGGCGGCTGCTCTCTCCATGATGCAGCAGTTTGTGCTAAATATACCCTCCCTGGCGACTCAGCACCCAGGAATagctatggggggggggggggcttggggggctgTGCCCCAAATGTGCCCCCTTCCCTGTGCCCACCAAGCACcagggatgcagcccaggacgcaGGCGCTGCTGCCACCCCTGCACCACCCTCCCCGCAGGCTGAGCCGGGATTAACGATGAAGTTAATTGGCTCTCAGGCCCTCAGCCGCTTAGTGCTCAGCTGCAGGGTGATCCCCGTCACCCCACatccctctctctgtccccccccctccccaggtgTGGCAGATCCCTGACTATGTCCCTGTGCGTAATATCACGGAACCGGTGGTGACGCTTGAGGGACACTCCAAGCGGGTGGGCATCATCTCGTGGCACCCCACTGCCCGCAACGTCCTCCTCAGCGCAGGTGAGAGGGTCCCAGGTCGCCATCCCCAGGGTTGGGTGGGATCCGTAGGGTGACGGCACCCACCCCGTTGTTCCTCTGCAGGCTGTGACAACCTGGTGATCCTCTGGAACGTGGGCACGGGGGagatgctgctggtgctggaggACATGCACACCGACCTCATCTACAACGTGGGCTGGAACCGCAACGGCAGCCTCCTGGTCACCACCTGCAAGGACAAGAAGGTCCGCGTCATCGACCCGCGCAAGCAGCAGGTCGTGGCGGTGAGTGCCCCAACCGTGTCCCCTCCGCCATCCCGTGGTCCCCCCTGTGCCTGCCTGACCCTACTAACCacccgccccccgccccgtctctgtctttgcttttaacCCGCTAACGGCCGGCGCAGGAGAAAACCAAACCGCACGACGGCGCCCGCCCCATCCGCGCCATCTTCATGGCTGATGGCAAGATCTTCACCACGGGCTTCAGCAAGATGAGCGAGCGGCAGCTGGGCCTCTGGGACCTGGTACGAGACAGCGGCTCCTGCCAGGCCGGCGCCGCCCCAGGGACCCCGCGGAGCCAGGGATGTGCTGGGTGCCAGGGATGCTTCCAGCAGCGCGTGTGCCTTTGGAGCCTCCTGTGCTCCCCAAGAACAAGACTCGGCGGCTGTTTTGGGGGATGAATCCGGACCCCCCCAGTTTTCCCTGCCGCCCCTGCTCCGTGCTGACTCTCTCCCCCTGTCCCCAGGAGAGGTTTGCCCCCCACGAAGGGCTGAGGCCCGTGAGGGCCGTCTTCACCCGGGAAGGACACATCTTTACCACGGGCTTTACCAGAATGAGCCAGCGGGAGCTGGGCTTGTGGGACCCGGTAACGAGGCCGCATGGAGTGCTGCCCCCGGGAACTtggccccccccgccccgatCCCCTGTACCCCAATGTCCTGGGATGGGGTGCCCGCTGCATCCTCCCCTTCCAAAGATGCCAAGTTCCCAAGTGTGCCGTGCTGTGCTGGGCGTGGGGaaaggggctgggggtgctgggggggtgggATCCAGGCTTGGTGCACCCCATTGTGCAGGTAAGTGGTGCTGGGAGGGGGTCTCATGCAAAACTGCCTGCCCAGGGGGTTGTGTACCTCGTGGGGGGACAAGCCTGAACCCCGCAGTGTGCTGTGGCTAACGCGTGTCACTAACTGGGACGAGGGTTTGGGGGCCATCACTCACTCCCCCTCTCACCCGCTCCGACTCTACAGAAAAACTTTGAGGAGCCCATCGCCCTACAGGAGATGGACACGAGCAACGGGGTCCTGCTGCCCTTCTATGACCCTGACTCCAGCATCGTCTACCTCTGTGGGAAGGTAACGTCTTCTTTGGGATGtacccccccccaaccccatctTTGGGGGTACCGGTGCTGACAGACACCCATCGCCGCATCCGCAGGGGGACAGCAGCATCCGATACTTTGAGATCACCAACGAGGCGCCCTACGTGCACTACCTGAACACCTACAGCAGCAAGGAGCCGCAGCGCGGCATGGGCTTCATGCCCAAGCGCGGGTTGGATGTCAGCAAGTGCGAGATTGCCAGGTGAGAGCTGGAGGGGGAACATCGGGGGGAGGTGGAGGGGTCGGGGGGGTGGCCGGACCCTGACCACCTCTGCCCCACGCAGGTTCTTCAAGCTGCACGAACGCAAGTGCGAGCCCATCGTCATGACGGTGCCGCGCAAGGTGAGCCCACGGGGGTCCCAGGGGAGGTGGGGTGGTCTGGAGAGGGGCATAGACCCCCAGCTCACCTCCATCTCCCTCGCCCCGCAGTCAGACCTCTTCCAGGATGATCTGTACCCCGACACGCCGGGTCCCGAGCCAGCCCTGGAGGCAGACGAGTGGCTGTCAGGGAAGGACGCAGAGCCCATCCTCATCTCGCTGCGGGATGGCTACATCCCCGTCAAGAACCGGGAGCTGAAGGTGGTCAAGAAGAACATCCTGGACAACAAGCCCCCCCCGGGTCCCCGCCGCCACAGCCACTCCGCCTCTGAGCCCGACTTCTCTGTGAgtgccctggggatggggacgcGATGGCAGGGCTATGCCCCGACCTGGGGTGGGGTTGTGGGGGTCGGAGGGGACGCCCTGGTGACCCCACATTTCCCTCACCACCCCGCAGCGGCCAGCTTtggaggaggtgctggaggagaTCCGTGTCCTGAAGGAGATGGTCCAAGCGCAGGAGAAGCGCATCTCCGACCTGGAGAACAAACTCTGCCAGTTCACCAATGGCACAGACTAGTGTGATGGCCACGGGCAGGACGAGGACGGCCACGACCCCCCCCGGGGATTAAAGCCGAATCCCCGCAGAGGGCAGGAGCCCAGAGCCGTCTTCTTTCCCCAGGAGCCAAGGCTTCAGCGAGGGGGTCGGACCCTGAACCCCCTCGCTGGCATCGGTCGCATCCTGCTCCCAGGGtggctctgcacagcagcacccGCTGCAGCATCCTGGGGGGGGTCATGTTTCGGTACCCACAgaccagagctgctgagctgagcaTCCCTCCTCGGGGACCTGCAAGTGGGTGCTAGGACAGGGCGCTGCTGGTCCCCCCCCCAGCCAGGATACGCTTGGATACGGTGCTGCCCCCACCCCATCACCTCCCGCTGCCCCATCGTCCCCCTTGGCGGGTGCTCCCACCTGGCTCTTGGCTCCTGGGTCCCCCTTTAATAAAGGGCTTGGCCACCTGTGGCTGCATGGGGGCTACCAGGAATGTGGGACCACCAAGCTGGGGGGACCCTGCCTGCACCCCGACGCCCGCAACGCCCCAGCGCAGGCAGAGAGAGGCCGAGCGAGACGAACATTAAAGAGCATTTATTGGTGTTGGCCGCGGTCGGAGCTGCTCAGGCTCCCCCGGCCATGGCCCAGATGTCGCTTGTGGGGTGCATGGAGGATGGGGGGGCGGGGGTGGCTACGAAAAGTCCCAGGGGAGCGATCCcggcccccccccagccccctgtGTGCAAAGGAGGAGCAGCTCGGGGCCAGGGGGGCCGGGGTTAGCACCATTTGACAGAAGTTTTCTCTGGGGGGGTCAGTGCCTGGGATGAGGGGGTGCAGCGCTGCCAAAGAGGGGGGGGGGCATCCGAGCAGGGTGAGGGCAGTGCGAGCAGGGTGTTGGAGGTGGGGGGGAATGACACTGGGCAGCCTTTCACGGACAACCCCTCCGCTGGCCCAGCGGACCCCCGTgccatggggggggggcagctgTGCAGCCCCACACTGACCGTGCGGTGCaatggggctgagccccccctctgccccccctgtgttggcaggcagagcagctcccgGGTAAGTGCACTTGGTAGCGCCTGGGCAGGGGGGCCgagggggctgggggcagcTCCGGGGGCACCCCGGGACCCCACATGGCTGGCAGCCCCCCCCCATCTGGGGCAAAATGTGGCccccaccaccttcctggggCGAGGGGCCGAGCAGCACCCCATCGAGGGGCTAGGACTGTCCTGGGGGTGGGGTACAGTCTGTGGGGTTACCCCCTCTCTGGTCCCGGCCGCCCCCGCTGCAGCGCTGTCCCCCACTCCCCCTCTGTCCTGCTGGGGGGTGCCTCCCACCCCCCACAACTCGGTACCACCCCGGCTATGGGGACGATCTCCCCCACGCCAGGGCCAAATCCTGCACTGCCCCCCGTCCCCCTTTGCCCTCCACAGTGCTCGGGCTGgatcccccccaccccgctcccctccgtgtccccatccGTGTTCCCATCCCtgttggggtgggggggctcAGCAGAGGCGTGGGGTCACTTCTCCGTCAGCGAGAGCTGCAGGATCCGctgcagctcctcttcctcctggcGCGTCCGGCGCTCGGCCTCCTCTTGCTCCCGCGCCGACAACGCCATCGCCAACCGCAGCTGCTCGGCGTAGCTGGGGAACAGGGCGCTGGGCCCCCCGCCACCCCCtcccggggctggggggacaGCG
This region includes:
- the CORO6 gene encoding coronin-6 isoform X2: MRLEGCEAPRRSAGGCRALTLRPSPPAMSRRVVRQSKFRHVFGQPVKADQMYEDIRVSKVTWDSSFCAVNPKFVAIIVESGGGGAFMVLPLTKTGRVDKNHPLVTGHTAPVLDIDWCPHNDNVIASASEDTTVMVWQIPDYVPVRNITEPVVTLEGHSKRVGIISWHPTARNVLLSAGCDNLVILWNVGTGEMLLVLEDMHTDLIYNVGWNRNGSLLVTTCKDKKVRVIDPRKQQVVAERFAPHEGLRPVRAVFTREGHIFTTGFTRMSQRELGLWDPKNFEEPIALQEMDTSNGVLLPFYDPDSSIVYLCGKGDSSIRYFEITNEAPYVHYLNTYSSKEPQRGMGFMPKRGLDVSKCEIARFFKLHERKCEPIVMTVPRKSDLFQDDLYPDTPGPEPALEADEWLSGKDAEPILISLRDGYIPVKNRELKVVKKNILDNKPPPGPRRHSHSASEPDFSRPALEEVLEEIRVLKEMVQAQEKRISDLENKLCQFTNGTD
- the CORO6 gene encoding coronin-6 isoform X3, with the translated sequence MSRRVVRQSKFRHVFGQPVKADQMYEDIRVSKVTWDSSFCAVNPKFVAIIVESGGGGAFMVLPLTKTGRVDKNHPLVTGHTAPVLDIDWCPHNDNVIASASEDTTVMVWQIPDYVPVRNITEPVVTLEGHSKRVGIISWHPTARNVLLSAGCDNLVILWNVGTGEMLLVLEDMHTDLIYNVGWNRNGSLLVTTCKDKKVRVIDPRKQQVVAERFAPHEGLRPVRAVFTREGHIFTTGFTRMSQRELGLWDPKNFEEPIALQEMDTSNGVLLPFYDPDSSIVYLCGKGDSSIRYFEITNEAPYVHYLNTYSSKEPQRGMGFMPKRGLDVSKCEIARFFKLHERKCEPIVMTVPRKSDLFQDDLYPDTPGPEPALEADEWLSGKDAEPILISLRDGYIPVKNRELKVVKKNILDNKPPPGPRRHSHSASEPDFSRPALEEVLEEIRVLKEMVQAQEKRISDLENKLCQFTNGTD
- the CORO6 gene encoding coronin-6 isoform X1, with amino-acid sequence MSRRVVRQSKFRHVFGQPVKADQMYEDIRVSKVTWDSSFCAVNPKFVAIIVESGGGGAFMVLPLTKTGRVDKNHPLVTGHTAPVLDIDWCPHNDNVIASASEDTTVMVWQIPDYVPVRNITEPVVTLEGHSKRVGIISWHPTARNVLLSAGCDNLVILWNVGTGEMLLVLEDMHTDLIYNVGWNRNGSLLVTTCKDKKVRVIDPRKQQVVAEKTKPHDGARPIRAIFMADGKIFTTGFSKMSERQLGLWDLKNFEEPIALQEMDTSNGVLLPFYDPDSSIVYLCGKGDSSIRYFEITNEAPYVHYLNTYSSKEPQRGMGFMPKRGLDVSKCEIARFFKLHERKCEPIVMTVPRKSDLFQDDLYPDTPGPEPALEADEWLSGKDAEPILISLRDGYIPVKNRELKVVKKNILDNKPPPGPRRHSHSASEPDFSRPALEEVLEEIRVLKEMVQAQEKRISDLENKLCQFTNGTD
- the CORO6 gene encoding coronin-6 isoform X4; the protein is MSRRVVRQSKFRHVFGQPVKADQMYEDIRVSKVTWDSSFCAVNPKFVAIIVESGGGGAFMVLPLTKTGRVDKNHPLVTGHTAPVLDIDWCPHNDNVIASASEDTTVMVWQIPDYVPVRNITEPVVTLEGHSKRVGIISWHPTARNVLLSAGCDNLVILWNVGTGEMLLVLEDMHTDLIYNVGWNRNGSLLVTTCKDKKVRVIDPRKQQVVAEKTKPHDGARPIRAIFMADGKIFTTGFSKMSERQLGLWDLERFAPHEGLRPVRAVFTREGHIFTTGFTRMSQRELGLWDPKNFEEPIALQEMDTSNGVLLPFYDPDSSIVYLCGKGDSSIRYFEITNEAPYVHYLNTYSSKEPQRGMGFMPKRGLDVSKCEIARFFKLHERKCEPIVMTVPRKSDLFQDDLYPDTPGPEPALEADEWLSGKDAEPILISLRDGYIPVKNRELKVVKKNILDNKPPPGPRRHSHSASEPDFSRPALEEVLEEIRVLKEMVQAQEKRISDLENKLCQFTNGTD